In Nitrososphaera sp., the following are encoded in one genomic region:
- a CDS encoding glycosyltransferase family A protein, with protein sequence MARDATYWVIVTVKNGQKTINDSLLSILNQSTPPSLLCVVDDGSKDATPKILEKLVDTNPSLKVITLPDKGYDIRRIVHNWNAACEYKQQTGREFDFLLISSDDVIFPRDYASRLIDEMRNNTRLAIVSGTRELKQSDYLSLPEGAGRMIRESFFEEVGYRHPPYYGYEAWILYKAMQSGYQVKKISDLRYEHTRSFGTGHNWIEYGPAMRCLGYHPLFVFARVLRNVLGIGGTGISKRASMRMLVDYFFEGKWKHDPYFHYFEPELRHFVRRLQTLRLRARMTGVH encoded by the coding sequence ATGGCGCGTGATGCCACATATTGGGTCATTGTTACAGTTAAGAATGGCCAAAAGACGATCAACGATTCTCTGCTTTCCATTCTGAATCAGTCGACCCCGCCATCCCTCCTCTGCGTCGTAGATGACGGATCCAAGGATGCCACACCAAAGATACTGGAGAAGCTTGTCGACACGAATCCGTCTCTTAAGGTAATTACGCTGCCTGACAAGGGCTATGATATTCGAAGAATTGTGCATAACTGGAACGCGGCTTGCGAGTACAAGCAGCAGACGGGCAGGGAGTTTGACTTCCTTTTGATTTCAAGCGATGACGTGATCTTTCCAAGAGATTATGCATCTCGACTGATAGATGAGATGAGAAATAATACCAGACTTGCCATAGTCTCTGGCACCCGCGAATTGAAGCAGAGTGACTACCTTTCGCTGCCAGAAGGCGCCGGCAGGATGATTCGCGAGTCGTTCTTTGAGGAGGTGGGGTATCGCCATCCACCATATTACGGATACGAAGCCTGGATTCTCTACAAGGCGATGCAGAGCGGCTACCAAGTGAAAAAAATCTCGGACCTTCGTTACGAGCACACCAGAAGCTTTGGCACGGGCCACAACTGGATCGAGTATGGTCCCGCCATGCGCTGCCTGGGATACCATCCGCTTTTCGTCTTCGCTCGTGTCCTGAGAAACGTTTTGGGTATCGGCGGAACAGGCATATCAAAGCGAGCAAGCATGCGGATGCTTGTCGACTATTTCTTCGAAGGAAAATGGAAGCATGACCCGTACTTTCACTATTTTGAACCTGAGCTCAGGCATTTCGTCAGGAGGCTTCAGACTTTGAGGCTGAGGGCAAGGATGACTGGCGTACACTAG
- a CDS encoding glycosyltransferase family 2 protein, which produces MDSELVSVVIPAFNAEAFLTDSISSVINQTHRPLELLVVNDGSTDGTVELVSRFQRDSGGVKVEIIDIGANRGAAKALHEGFGKARGRYICWLSADDAFSETDKVSRQYARMRAAKADWSYYRNFVQGPSLSDSLLSCPSYLPRLRPLDFLFSDPKLRLACLMFRNPINGSSIMIKRDCIEAHGQFDPSLRNVDADGDLWMRYSALGLKCLALDGSPVFYRIHGSQTSKSKEKMSIGQQLSRIRIMRIMAKSGMLKGVFERFTALLPLALRRKDHLFLPKSTQYLCNYLLDSSVRANPFLQRQARKLLKDVELQMRQMPYDSSYFENELVKISDTPQIRSFELQLLGE; this is translated from the coding sequence TTGGACTCCGAACTAGTAAGCGTAGTTATCCCCGCCTTCAATGCCGAGGCCTTTCTCACTGATTCGATCAGTTCCGTAATCAACCAGACTCACAGACCACTAGAACTGTTGGTGGTAAACGATGGTTCTACGGATGGAACTGTCGAGCTTGTTAGCAGATTCCAACGGGATTCAGGTGGCGTCAAAGTCGAGATCATTGATATCGGCGCAAATAGGGGAGCGGCAAAGGCGTTGCACGAAGGCTTTGGAAAGGCTCGTGGCAGGTATATATGCTGGCTTAGTGCTGACGACGCCTTTAGCGAAACGGATAAGGTCTCCAGGCAGTATGCCAGGATGAGAGCGGCAAAGGCGGACTGGAGCTATTATAGGAACTTCGTACAAGGGCCCTCTCTGTCTGATTCGCTCCTCTCTTGCCCCAGCTATCTACCGAGGCTTCGGCCACTCGACTTTCTGTTCAGCGATCCAAAACTGCGTCTAGCATGTTTAATGTTCCGCAACCCGATAAACGGTAGCTCCATAATGATAAAGAGGGATTGCATCGAAGCGCACGGACAGTTTGATCCGTCACTTAGAAATGTGGATGCGGACGGGGATCTCTGGATGCGATACAGTGCGCTGGGACTTAAATGCCTCGCTCTCGACGGTTCGCCGGTCTTCTACAGGATTCATGGATCCCAGACATCAAAGTCCAAGGAAAAAATGTCAATCGGACAGCAACTGTCGCGAATCAGGATAATGCGAATCATGGCAAAATCAGGCATGCTGAAAGGCGTTTTTGAGCGCTTCACCGCGCTCTTACCACTTGCTCTAAGAAGAAAGGATCACCTTTTTCTGCCAAAAAGCACCCAATATCTATGCAACTACCTGCTGGATAGTTCGGTCCGCGCAAACCCCTTTCTGCAGCGCCAAGCACGGAAGCTGTTAAAGGATGTCGAGTTACAAATGAGACAAATGCCATATGATTCATCGTACTTTGAAAACGAACTCGTCAAGATCTCGGATACACCACAGATAAGGTCTTTTGAGCTTCAGCTTCTAGGTGAATAA
- a CDS encoding NAD(P)-dependent oxidoreductase gives MEKTLVIGASGFIGQAIQSQIQTSAKSDQFVFSYRSHPERIQPDLQKVRLNLLEPSHAENDLGVVADFSSAICVLGNNNHGAAWENPLQDLALNTESLLRFIQLFRGKLVLLSSQAVYFGLSGEIGEQIDHCPTIPYAISKKAAESYAQFYYEDARLDSLWIYRLMYAFGPGERASRLVSACRRASLSGEKVNIAGGGCSFLNPLPSSFVSQVLVRSSEELSKQSRFSETVNINHESRLSVLDVVRFLNEIEGFDYTVSQGGEKQPVAFWGNTERLQGYMKKWQLEFPDVWSSLRHHYLTASTGGPAS, from the coding sequence TTGGAGAAGACTCTGGTAATAGGCGCAAGCGGCTTCATAGGCCAGGCGATTCAGAGCCAAATACAGACGAGCGCCAAGTCAGACCAGTTTGTGTTTTCGTACAGATCGCATCCGGAAAGGATCCAACCTGATCTTCAGAAAGTCCGGCTAAATCTGTTAGAGCCCTCACACGCCGAGAACGACCTCGGGGTTGTGGCCGACTTCTCTTCAGCAATCTGTGTTCTAGGGAACAACAATCACGGAGCTGCTTGGGAAAACCCCCTACAGGACCTTGCCCTAAACACTGAGTCACTCCTCAGATTTATCCAACTTTTTCGCGGCAAGCTAGTCCTATTGTCGTCGCAAGCGGTCTATTTCGGGCTAAGCGGGGAGATAGGCGAGCAGATTGACCATTGCCCGACCATCCCGTATGCGATTTCAAAGAAAGCCGCCGAATCTTACGCTCAATTCTATTATGAAGACGCAAGGTTGGATAGTCTCTGGATCTATCGCTTGATGTATGCGTTCGGTCCCGGTGAGCGCGCGAGCAGGCTTGTTAGTGCTTGTCGCAGGGCTTCTCTTTCTGGCGAAAAAGTTAATATCGCAGGAGGAGGGTGCTCATTCTTAAATCCGTTGCCTTCATCATTTGTTTCGCAAGTTCTGGTAAGATCCTCAGAGGAGTTGTCGAAGCAGAGTCGCTTTTCAGAGACGGTGAACATTAACCATGAATCGCGACTTAGTGTTTTGGATGTAGTACGCTTTCTTAATGAGATTGAGGGGTTTGACTATACTGTAAGCCAAGGCGGGGAGAAACAACCAGTGGCCTTTTGGGGCAACACGGAGAGACTCCAAGGTTATATGAAAAAATGGCAGCTGGAGTTCCCCGACGTTTGGAGCTCACTAAGACACCATTATCTGACAGCTTCGACAGGCGGGCCGGCGTCTTGA
- a CDS encoding NAD(P)-dependent oxidoreductase produces MTKVLLTGALGVLGTYISKYLKDKGYGVIGADLAVADYGDYVRADVTSFEDLFRVFRREKIDTVVHMAGEVGRMVGEEHPQRMIYVNDTGTLNIIRLCLEYNSKLVYFSTSEVYGHLLDKKEPVVEEELDSMSPFMTTNIYALSKLFGEAIVKHYVDNYGLHATTLRPFMIYGEGERPSKYRSAISNFIHNALTGQKIVVHRGAVRSWCYVSDLAQGLLLCIERQPTGKYEAFNIGSDEYHTMEEVAHMIIEETGASKDLIQVTDPPHQFLSVVKMASIEKARALGYEPKVPLRDGIRKVIAWQKATIR; encoded by the coding sequence TTGACCAAGGTATTACTTACGGGCGCTCTTGGAGTCCTTGGCACATACATTTCCAAGTATCTGAAAGACAAGGGATACGGCGTGATTGGCGCCGATCTTGCAGTTGCAGATTACGGTGACTATGTACGTGCGGACGTAACATCTTTCGAGGATCTTTTCCGAGTGTTCCGGCGTGAGAAAATTGACACGGTCGTGCATATGGCAGGAGAGGTTGGTAGGATGGTAGGCGAAGAGCATCCGCAAAGAATGATTTATGTCAACGATACAGGTACGCTCAACATAATTAGGCTATGCCTAGAGTACAACTCTAAGCTGGTTTATTTCAGCACATCCGAGGTTTACGGCCATCTTCTAGACAAGAAGGAGCCAGTAGTAGAGGAAGAACTCGATTCGATGTCTCCTTTCATGACGACCAACATTTATGCGCTCAGCAAATTATTCGGCGAAGCAATTGTAAAGCACTATGTAGACAACTATGGACTCCACGCAACGACGCTCAGGCCGTTTATGATATACGGTGAGGGAGAGCGACCCTCAAAATACCGCAGCGCAATTAGTAACTTCATACATAATGCATTGACCGGACAGAAGATTGTCGTCCATCGGGGCGCCGTAAGGTCATGGTGTTACGTATCAGACTTGGCCCAAGGACTCCTTCTTTGCATAGAGAGGCAGCCAACAGGGAAATACGAGGCTTTCAACATTGGTAGCGACGAATATCACACCATGGAGGAGGTAGCCCACATGATAATTGAAGAAACTGGAGCAAGCAAAGATTTGATCCAGGTAACTGATCCGCCCCATCAATTTCTAAGCGTCGTCAAGATGGCATCAATCGAAAAGGCGAGAGCATTGGGTTACGAGCCCAAAGTTCCTCTGAGAGACGGGATTAGAAAAGTTATTGCGTGGCAGAAAGCTACAATTCGATAA
- the wecB gene encoding UDP-N-acetylglucosamine 2-epimerase (non-hydrolyzing), with product MKLCLVFGTRPQIIKSVPIVRECRRKDVSLTIVNTGQHYDYEMSRVFFDKLGLPEPQFDLGVGSGTHAQQTGSVMVATETTLLKIKPDICIVPGDTNSAIGSCLASVKLKIPVAHLEAGLRSHEEFMAEEINRKVIDHSSRYLFAPTRNAVDNLEREGIPSDKITLTGDTMYDLYLSEKPLIDASELPDDRLRSGNYVLMTLHRQENTEDAIALIRALEAVTAQKINAVLPVHPRTAALIEREGLSKRIGEQSDVIMTPPLPYHQLMRTMRDASAVLTDSGGVQKEAFMSKVPCITLRPSTEWTETVSTGGNILVSEIDAELLKDTIKHVLQDRQRIINNISKAGSLFGDGKAAERAIRSLLA from the coding sequence TTGAAGCTCTGCCTCGTTTTCGGGACTCGGCCACAGATAATAAAATCGGTGCCCATAGTCCGTGAATGCCGTCGAAAGGACGTATCTCTAACGATAGTAAACACGGGCCAGCACTATGACTACGAGATGAGCCGGGTTTTTTTTGATAAACTCGGGCTACCCGAGCCGCAGTTCGACCTAGGAGTAGGATCGGGTACACACGCTCAACAGACTGGAAGTGTAATGGTCGCCACAGAGACCACGCTCTTGAAGATCAAGCCGGATATCTGCATAGTGCCTGGCGACACCAATTCCGCTATAGGTTCATGCCTTGCCTCGGTGAAGCTGAAGATTCCAGTCGCTCATCTTGAAGCTGGGTTGCGAAGCCACGAAGAGTTTATGGCCGAAGAAATCAATCGCAAAGTGATCGATCACAGCTCGCGCTATTTGTTCGCACCTACGCGCAACGCAGTGGACAACCTAGAGCGCGAAGGAATACCGAGCGACAAGATCACATTGACGGGCGACACGATGTACGATTTGTATCTGTCAGAAAAACCGTTGATTGATGCATCCGAACTACCAGACGACCGGCTTAGATCGGGCAATTATGTTTTGATGACCCTGCATAGGCAAGAGAACACCGAGGACGCAATTGCTCTGATCAGAGCCTTAGAGGCGGTCACAGCTCAAAAGATTAATGCTGTCCTGCCGGTGCATCCTAGGACTGCGGCCCTAATCGAACGGGAAGGACTGTCCAAACGAATTGGTGAGCAGTCTGACGTCATAATGACACCTCCCTTGCCATACCACCAGTTGATGAGAACTATGCGCGATGCCTCTGCTGTGCTCACTGATTCTGGCGGAGTGCAGAAGGAGGCTTTTATGAGCAAGGTGCCTTGCATAACCCTGAGGCCCAGTACAGAGTGGACCGAGACTGTTTCTACAGGCGGCAATATTCTTGTAAGCGAGATCGACGCTGAGCTACTAAAGGACACAATAAAGCACGTGCTGCAAGACCGTCAGAGAATAATAAACAACATTTCCAAAGCTGGCTCGCTGTTCGGTGATGGGAAGGCTGCAGAGCGGGCCATTCGCAGCTTATTGGCCTAG